The Lepus europaeus isolate LE1 chromosome 21, mLepTim1.pri, whole genome shotgun sequence genome has a window encoding:
- the NAA60 gene encoding N-alpha-acetyltransferase 60 isoform X2 has translation MIVAEIKSRTKIHKEDGDILASSFSVDTQVAYILSLGVVKEFRKHGIGSLLLESLKDHISTTAQDHCKAIYLHVLTTNNTAISFYENRDFKQHHYLPYYYSIRGVLKDGFTYVLYINGGHPPWTILDYIQHLGSALANLSPCSIPHRIYRQAHSLLCSFLPWSGISSKGGIEYSRTM, from the exons GATGGGGATATTCTAGCCTCCAGCTTCTCCGTGGACACCCAGGTGGCGTACATCCTCAGCCTGGGCGTGGTGAAAGAGTTCAGAAAGCATGGCATTG GGTCCCTTCTACTTGAAAGCTTAAAGGACCACATATCGACCACTGCCCAGGACCACTGCAAAGCCATCTACCTGCACGTGCTCACCACCAACAACACAGCCATCAGCTTCTATGAGAACAGAGACTTCAAGCAGCACCACTACCTGCCCTACTACTACTCCATCCGCGGCGTCCTCAAGGACGGCTTCACCTACGTGCTCTACATCAATGGCGGCCACCCGCCCTGGACAATCTT AGACTACATCCAGCACCTGGGCTCAGCGCTGGCCAACCTGAGCCCCTGCTCCATCCCGCACAGGATCTACCGCCAGGCCCACAGCCTGCTCTGCAGCTTCTTGCCATGGTCAGGCATCTCCAGCAAGGGTGGCATCGAGTACAGCCGCACCATGTGA